A genomic window from Equus caballus isolate H_3958 breed thoroughbred chromosome 5, TB-T2T, whole genome shotgun sequence includes:
- the BLACAT1 gene encoding bladder cancer associated transcript 1 — MPQFTFACFCGLHGFCKMKRKKEEAHRERETAV; from the coding sequence aTGCCCCAGTTCACCTTCGCCTGCTTCTGCGGCCTCCACGGCTTCTGCAagatgaagaggaagaaggaggaagctcACAGAGAGCGGGAAACGGCGGTGTGA